A single region of the Pan troglodytes isolate AG18354 chromosome 18, NHGRI_mPanTro3-v2.0_pri, whole genome shotgun sequence genome encodes:
- the ITPRIPL2 gene encoding inositol 1,4,5-trisphosphate receptor-interacting protein-like 2 — MSVHYTLNLRVFWPLVTGLCTALVCLYHVLRGSGGARAEPADGVDGGFPLLKVAVLLLLSYVLLRCRHAVRQRFLPGSPRLEGHAAFSSRHFREPGLSILLESYYEHEVRLSPHVLGHSKAHVSRIVGELVRAGRARGSPGLIPGGALALAFRGDFIQVGSAYEQHKIRRPDSFDVLVPLRLPPLVALEPRSLGEEPALAPAFRGCFLCALKAPPSPSGASGGHWLRDCKPFADAFCVDVRGRRHLSATLVLRWFQSHLQRSLATVRYSLEGRCRVTLTPGGLEQPPTLHILPCRTDYGCCRLSMAVRLIPAVHLGDGVFLVAPPPPPLPSAPLLELPEGLRAEALWGVNTARQEQKLLSWLQERAAPGACYLKCLQLLKALRDLGARGLDSAAATQWGRILSSYVLKTVLLAVLLRKGAPGQGWDEEHLGRCLEELVQFLRDCLLRRHTLFHCVLGPGGAAAEVGPLPKALREAAPVDLLAAFDGHARELAAARLLSTWQRLPQLLRAYGGPRYLARCPPPRSQRTQGFLEGEP, encoded by the coding sequence ATGTCGGTGCACTACACCCTCAATCTACGCGTCTTCTGGCCCCTGGTGACCGGCCTGTGCACCGCCCTGGTGTGCCTCTACCATGTCCTGCGGGGAAGCGGGGGCGCCCGGGCCGAGCCCGCCGACGGCGTGGATGGCGGCTTCCCGTTGCTCAAGGTGGCCGTCCTGCTCCTCCTCAGCTATGTCCTCCTGCGCTGTCGCCACGCTGTCCGGCAGCGCTTCCTGCCCGGGTCTCCCCGTCTGGAGGGTCACGCCGCCTTCTCCTCGAGACACTTCCGAGAGCCGGGCCTCAGCATCCTGCTGGAGAGTTACTACGAGCATGAGGTGCGCCTGTCTCCGCACGTGTTGGGCCACAGCAAGGCGCACGTGAGCCGGATCGTGGGCGAGCTGGTGCGGGCTGGCCGCGCCCGGGGGTCCCCCGGTCTCATTCCTGGGGGAGCGCTGGCCTTGGCCTTCCGCGGAGACTTCATCCAGGTGGGCAGCGCCTACGAGCAACATAAAATCCGCCGACCCGACAGCTTCGACGTGCTGGTGCCACTGCGCCTCCCGCCGCTTGTGGCGCTGGAGCCACGGAGCCTGGGCGAGGAGCCAGCGCTGGCCCCGGCCTTCCGCGGCTGCTTCTTGTGCGCCCTCAAGGCACCACCCTCACCATCGGGGGCCTCGGGGGGCCACTGGCTTCGGGACTGCAAACCCTTTGCTGATGCCTTCTGCGTGGATGTGCGCGGGCGGCGTCACCTCTCTGCTACTCTGGTGCTGCGCTGGTTCCAGTCGCATCTGCAGCGCTCCTTGGCCACTGTGCGTTACAGCCTGGAGGGGCGCTGTCGGGTCACCTTGACCCCAGGTGGCCTGGAACAGCCCCCCACCTTACACATCTTGCCCTGCCGCACTGACTACGGCTGCTGCCGCCTTTCCATGGCTGTGCGTCTCATCCCCGCTGTCCATCtgggagatggggtcttcctTGTGGCGCCACCACCGCCACCCTTGCCCAGCGCGCCCCTGTTGGAGCTCCCTGAGGGCCTGCGTGCGGAGGCACTGTGGGGTGTGAACACAGCACGCCAGGAGCAGAAGCTGCTGAGTTGGCTGCAGGAacgggcagctccaggtgcctgCTACCTCAAGTGCCTGCAGTTGCTTAAGGCTCTGCGCGATCTGGGGGCCCGTGGGCTGGACTCAGCGGCCGCCACCCAGTGGGGACGCATCCTATCCTCATATGTGCTCAAGACAGTGCTGCTGGCAGTGCTGCTGCGCAAGGGGGCCCCTGGGCAAGGCTGGGACGAGGAGCACCTGGGAAGGTGTTTGGAGGAGTTGGTGCAGTTCCTTAGGGACTGCCTGCTGCGACGCCATACGCTCTTCCACTGCGTCCTGGGCCCTGGTGGGGCGGCTGCCGAGGTGGGTCCCCTGCCCAAGGCACTGAGGGAAGCCGCCCCAGTTGACCTCCTGGCCGCTTTCGACGGGCACGCCCGGGAACTTGCAGCAGCGCGGTTGCTGTCCACGTGGCAAAGGCTGCCCCAGCTTCTCCGGGCCTACGGGGGTCCCCGCTACCTTGCCAGGTGCCCCCCACCCCGGAGTCAGCGCACCCAGGGCTTCCTTGAAGGTGAACCGTAA